The following proteins are encoded in a genomic region of Ornithinibacillus sp. 4-3:
- a CDS encoding DUF418 domain-containing protein has protein sequence MTKKYVHKYALFPRISHFHQIVRSISGGSSIGYSMIIMTNNFENRGLGVKRHLFRRSIFLIVLGILHGIYIWEGDILLSYGVLMLLLIPFARRSAKAIFIWAIVLWTIFVVLIGIGGSLEENITEFEDSESLYAYVEKTKIIYGTGTYQEIMDFRNNEEVDILNGVEILIAMLFLPFMMLPMFLMGMYAGKKKWFMNIDGCSQRLGLLAGTLIFIGIAGKSLHILAQTLWLSDLVFFIGTYSLSFGYICLIAYIYHQVALRKNMKYFEAVGKMSLTNYILQSVICTIIFYGYGFGWFGKLGVTTAFLIGIGIFIGQMILSYLYFKVFNTGPLEHLARMWTYFSFRGKNKRDKNCQASKA, from the coding sequence TTGACAAAGAAATACGTCCACAAGTACGCTCTGTTCCCAAGAATCTCCCACTTCCATCAGATCGTGAGGTCGATAAGTGGGGGTAGTTCAATTGGCTACTCGATGATTATTATGACCAATAATTTTGAAAATCGTGGACTAGGTGTGAAACGTCATTTATTCCGACGCTCCATATTTTTAATTGTACTGGGAATTTTACATGGCATATATATTTGGGAAGGGGATATTTTATTATCTTACGGGGTTTTAATGCTATTATTAATCCCTTTTGCACGTCGTTCTGCGAAGGCAATTTTTATTTGGGCGATTGTGCTTTGGACAATTTTTGTAGTATTAATTGGGATTGGTGGATCACTTGAAGAGAATATCACAGAATTTGAGGATTCAGAATCCCTCTATGCATATGTAGAAAAAACTAAAATAATTTATGGAACTGGAACATATCAGGAAATTATGGATTTCCGAAATAATGAGGAAGTAGATATCCTTAATGGTGTAGAAATACTAATAGCGATGCTTTTCTTACCATTTATGATGTTACCAATGTTTCTAATGGGGATGTATGCTGGGAAGAAGAAATGGTTTATGAATATAGATGGATGTAGCCAGCGTTTAGGTTTACTGGCAGGTACGCTTATCTTTATAGGAATTGCTGGGAAATCTCTTCATATTTTAGCGCAGACATTATGGTTAAGCGATTTAGTATTTTTTATTGGAACATATAGCCTATCATTTGGTTATATTTGCTTGATTGCTTATATCTATCATCAAGTAGCCCTGCGAAAGAATATGAAATACTTTGAAGCCGTTGGAAAGATGTCACTCACAAATTATATCTTGCAATCTGTTATTTGTACGATAATATTCTACGGATATGGCTTTGGATGGTTTGGGAAGCTAGGGGTAACAACTGCTTTCTTGATAGGAATTGGTATTTTTATTGGACAAATGATTTTAAGCTACTTGTATTTCAAGGTGTTTAACACAGGGCCATTAGAGCATCTTGCGAGAATGTGGACATATTTTTCTTTCCGAGGAAAAAATAAACGAGATAAGAATTGTCAAGCTTCGAAAGCTTAA
- a CDS encoding sensor histidine kinase — protein MLRNQEYRVFLIIIIFISLLAVIFTSLYTEFAVVIVAITSILLISAMLIFTNWRYRRIKQLSSYLRKISAGDYRLDVRDNHEGELSILKSDIYKVTKMLSDHQSLLQEDKIQLMDAISDISHQLKTPLTSMTVMTDLLKQDNLPQEKRIEFVHHIQTQLERIEWLVSSLLTLSKIDAGAIQFKEDPIYVKDIIDSLLDSLAIPIEIKELDININGSETASFQGDEKWTKEALLNIMKNNIEHLAEGGKISISFEENPLYTEIVIRDNGQGISKEDLPYIFKRFYRGKNANENSVGIGLAIAHQIITKQNGAIDVTSQAGIGTTFHVKLYHVHKEVVHKE, from the coding sequence ATGTTACGTAACCAAGAGTATCGAGTTTTTTTGATTATTATAATCTTTATTAGTTTATTGGCAGTAATTTTCACAAGCCTTTATACAGAATTTGCGGTTGTCATTGTAGCTATTACAAGTATCCTACTTATTTCAGCAATGCTGATTTTTACAAATTGGCGTTACCGAAGAATAAAACAACTCTCCTCTTATTTACGGAAAATTAGTGCAGGAGACTATAGACTAGATGTTCGTGATAATCATGAAGGTGAGCTTAGTATTTTAAAGAGTGATATATACAAAGTGACAAAGATGCTGTCTGATCATCAATCCTTGCTACAGGAGGATAAAATACAGTTAATGGACGCCATTTCTGATATTTCTCATCAGCTTAAGACACCGTTGACTTCTATGACAGTTATGACAGATCTATTGAAACAAGATAATTTACCACAAGAAAAGCGGATTGAATTTGTCCATCATATTCAGACACAGCTTGAAAGAATTGAATGGCTTGTTAGTTCGTTATTAACTTTATCAAAAATAGATGCAGGTGCCATTCAGTTTAAGGAAGACCCTATTTATGTGAAAGATATAATCGATTCTCTCCTAGATAGCCTAGCAATACCGATAGAAATTAAAGAGCTTGATATAAATATAAATGGCTCAGAAACGGCTAGCTTCCAAGGAGATGAAAAATGGACGAAGGAAGCATTGCTAAATATAATGAAAAATAATATCGAGCATTTAGCTGAGGGAGGAAAAATCTCCATATCCTTTGAGGAAAACCCATTGTATACAGAAATAGTTATTCGTGATAATGGACAAGGGATTTCCAAAGAAGACTTGCCTTATATTTTTAAACGATTTTATCGAGGGAAAAATGCAAACGAAAATAGTGTCGGTATTGGATTAGCAATCGCCCATCAGATTATTACAAAGCAAAATGGCGCAATAGATGTTACTAGCCAAGCGGGAATTGGTACAACTTTTCATGTGAAACTCTATCATGTACATAAAGAGGTTGTTCATAAAGAATAA
- a CDS encoding ABC transporter ATP-binding protein, producing the protein MDILKIENLSKVYGKGETAVKALNDVSFSVKKGEFVAIIGPSGSGKSTLLHMLGGVDRPTSGKVYIDNTDIYNLDETQLAIFRRRQIGLIYQFYNLIPVLTVEENITLPLLLDGHSVDNTQFKNIVGNLGLEQRLKHLPNQLSGGQQQRVSIGRALICNPALMLADEPTGNLDSQNSAEIIELLKMFNKTYNQTLIVITHDEQIALQADRIITIEDGRIAKDEVVRS; encoded by the coding sequence ATGGATATATTAAAAATAGAAAATTTATCAAAAGTATATGGTAAAGGTGAAACAGCAGTTAAGGCACTAAATGATGTTTCTTTTTCCGTGAAAAAAGGAGAATTTGTTGCGATTATTGGCCCATCTGGTTCGGGGAAATCAACCTTGCTTCATATGCTCGGTGGAGTGGACAGACCAACAAGTGGGAAGGTCTATATTGATAACACTGATATTTATAACTTAGACGAAACACAGCTAGCGATTTTTCGCCGTCGTCAAATCGGTTTGATTTATCAGTTTTATAATTTAATTCCTGTTCTTACTGTAGAGGAAAATATTACGTTACCATTATTATTAGATGGTCACTCTGTGGATAATACTCAATTTAAAAATATTGTTGGAAATTTAGGCCTAGAACAACGTCTAAAACATTTACCTAACCAGCTTTCAGGTGGACAGCAGCAACGTGTATCAATCGGAAGAGCATTGATTTGTAACCCTGCATTAATGCTTGCAGATGAACCAACAGGTAACTTAGATAGCCAAAACAGTGCAGAAATTATTGAGCTTCTAAAAATGTTCAACAAAACATATAATCAGACTTTGATTGTAATCACACATGACGAACAAATTGCCCTACAAGCAGATCGTATTATCACTATAGAAGATGGACGTATCGCAAAAGATGAGGTGGTTCGTTCATGA
- a CDS encoding response regulator transcription factor, with protein sequence MVILLVEDDKTIATGIQYSLEQEGFTTWICEDLASAKVLIQDSLTEISLCLLDLTLPDGSGYDICRLIKERSDIPVIFLSAVDDEVNVVMGLDMGADDYITKPFRIRELLSRIKTVLRRYQKHISSTSAVEIENIKILLLEGKVYKEGEEVILTALEYRLLLIFANHIGQVLSRDQLLEQIWDIAGDFVNDNTLTVYIKRLREKLEDIPQQPKIIKTVRGLGYKMGE encoded by the coding sequence ATGGTTATCTTATTAGTAGAAGATGATAAGACAATTGCAACAGGTATCCAGTATTCACTTGAACAAGAGGGTTTTACTACTTGGATTTGTGAGGATCTTGCCTCTGCTAAAGTGCTTATTCAGGATAGTCTTACAGAAATTTCCCTTTGTTTACTTGATTTAACATTGCCTGATGGTAGTGGCTATGATATATGTCGTTTAATTAAAGAACGTAGCGATATTCCAGTTATTTTCTTATCTGCAGTAGATGATGAAGTAAATGTTGTTATGGGACTCGATATGGGGGCAGATGATTATATTACGAAGCCATTTCGAATTCGTGAGTTACTATCCCGGATTAAAACAGTCTTACGACGCTATCAAAAGCATATAAGTTCAACATCTGCTGTGGAAATTGAAAATATAAAGATTCTGTTACTTGAAGGAAAAGTGTATAAGGAAGGGGAAGAGGTTATATTAACCGCATTGGAATACCGTCTCTTACTTATTTTTGCAAATCATATAGGTCAAGTACTGTCACGAGATCAGCTGCTTGAGCAAATTTGGGATATTGCCGGAGATTTTGTAAATGATAACACATTAACGGTTTACATCAAGCGACTACGTGAAAAATTAGAAGACATACCACAACAGCCAAAGATTATTAAAACGGTTCGTGGACTTGGCTATAAGATGGGTGAGTAA
- a CDS encoding ABC transporter permease, with the protein MNIVNKITLRQLKENKRRTFVTIIGIIISVAMLTAVATIGVSFLDLLQRQTIAEQGEWHTIYKDVDQDQIEAIEKEENTKEVLLSRDLGYAELASSQNPNKPYLFIKGYNDAAIAKYPLELADGHWPKAENEIVVPETVLPFGLKIGDQLDLEIGERYFTNEEGDEEPTTYDQRYSLNKDVDGEVAEVLENKVPQEYTIVGTMKTPIWELSWSPGYTAITYVDETTISAENPVNAAVILNKISSLFSPSIFEEGEAFAKKHQIEEVGFNTDLLRFSGVMRDGGMKSALYGVSAVIMLIIMLGSVSLIYNAFAISVAERSRYLGMLGSVGATKQQKRNSVFFEGAVIGIFSIPLGILFGLLGMYITFTIINNYKGGLASALGVAEGLNVVVTPGSIIVAIIVSIITIFISTFIPARRASKVSPIDAIKQMTDVKLSGKSVKTSKLVRKIFGIEAEIGLKNLKRNKRRYQATVFSLVISLVLFLSVTYFTNDMKKSLSLTQQDVNFDIYIDLLNDEDENFVQQIRELKDVKESTHISMHYMQALVDKDQVSESLLESSSPEENGKYMYSVVLHVLDDTYLQDYAKRIDVSYDTLNQENQAILIGNAKYEDVNAGKYVEEQVIDAKEGDKITLDYEIYHENEFEYAYFADVNIAKVTDELPMGVSSEGYGNLNLIVSEKSFEQFEQKDKLNSPLKRLFLTSSDPVATQQEIEEIDVNEHNIFNLYQIRQSDEQLTTILSIFTYGFIALITLISIANILNTISTSIALRKREFGMLKSIGMTPKGFNKMINYESIFYGIKALLYGIPLSIGAMYLVHHALSSSFIYSFTLPWFEMLFAVIAVFLIVLISMTYASAKVKKENIIDALKQENI; encoded by the coding sequence ATGAATATTGTCAATAAGATAACGCTAAGACAGTTAAAGGAAAATAAGCGCCGCACATTTGTGACGATTATTGGCATCATTATTTCTGTAGCCATGTTAACTGCGGTAGCAACCATTGGAGTTTCCTTTCTTGACCTCCTGCAGAGACAGACGATAGCGGAGCAAGGAGAATGGCATACGATTTATAAAGATGTAGATCAGGACCAAATAGAAGCAATAGAAAAAGAAGAAAATACCAAAGAAGTTCTTTTATCAAGAGATTTAGGGTATGCAGAATTAGCTAGTAGTCAAAATCCTAATAAACCTTATCTGTTTATCAAAGGTTATAATGATGCAGCAATTGCTAAATATCCTTTAGAATTAGCGGATGGTCACTGGCCAAAGGCGGAAAATGAAATTGTCGTTCCTGAAACAGTTTTACCATTTGGGCTGAAGATTGGTGATCAACTTGATTTAGAAATAGGAGAGCGCTATTTTACTAATGAAGAAGGTGATGAAGAACCAACGACATATGATCAGCGCTATTCTTTAAACAAAGATGTTGATGGTGAAGTTGCCGAAGTATTAGAAAATAAAGTACCTCAAGAATACACAATTGTTGGAACGATGAAGACACCAATATGGGAGCTATCATGGTCGCCAGGATATACTGCAATAACCTATGTAGATGAAACTACAATCTCTGCAGAAAATCCAGTGAATGCTGCAGTCATATTAAATAAAATTTCTTCTCTATTCTCCCCATCTATTTTTGAAGAAGGGGAAGCATTTGCAAAAAAACATCAAATAGAAGAAGTAGGCTTTAATACTGATTTACTACGATTTTCTGGTGTGATGAGAGATGGTGGAATGAAGTCAGCTCTTTATGGTGTATCTGCTGTTATTATGCTGATTATCATGCTTGGTTCTGTATCACTAATTTATAATGCGTTTGCTATTTCCGTTGCGGAACGTTCACGCTATCTAGGTATGTTAGGAAGTGTAGGGGCAACGAAGCAGCAAAAAAGAAACTCAGTATTTTTTGAAGGGGCAGTCATAGGAATTTTTAGTATCCCATTAGGTATCTTATTTGGACTGCTTGGTATGTATATAACCTTTACAATTATTAATAATTATAAAGGTGGTTTAGCATCCGCCTTAGGTGTGGCAGAAGGGCTTAATGTCGTTGTAACACCAGGATCTATTATTGTTGCAATTATCGTGTCTATTATCACGATTTTTATTTCTACATTTATTCCTGCCCGCAGAGCATCAAAAGTTTCACCAATTGATGCGATTAAACAAATGACAGATGTTAAGCTATCAGGGAAAAGTGTAAAAACTTCAAAATTAGTGAGGAAGATTTTTGGTATTGAAGCGGAAATAGGCTTGAAAAACTTAAAACGAAATAAACGTCGTTACCAAGCAACAGTATTTTCATTAGTTATTAGCCTTGTTTTATTTTTATCAGTAACCTATTTTACGAATGATATGAAAAAATCACTTTCCTTAACACAACAGGATGTTAATTTTGATATATACATTGATTTACTAAATGATGAAGATGAGAATTTTGTTCAGCAAATAAGAGAATTGAAAGACGTAAAGGAATCCACTCACATAAGTATGCACTATATGCAGGCTTTAGTTGACAAGGATCAAGTCTCTGAATCGCTTCTAGAAAGTAGCTCACCAGAGGAAAATGGTAAATATATGTATTCTGTGGTACTTCATGTGTTAGATGATACTTATTTACAAGACTATGCAAAAAGAATTGATGTTTCGTATGATACATTAAATCAAGAAAACCAAGCTATTTTAATTGGAAATGCAAAATACGAAGATGTCAATGCAGGAAAATATGTAGAAGAACAAGTGATTGATGCAAAAGAAGGAGATAAAATTACTTTAGATTATGAGATATATCATGAAAATGAATTTGAATATGCCTATTTTGCAGACGTAAACATTGCTAAAGTAACGGATGAATTACCAATGGGTGTGAGTAGTGAAGGATATGGTAACTTAAATCTCATTGTTTCTGAAAAGTCCTTTGAGCAATTTGAGCAGAAAGACAAGTTAAATAGTCCATTAAAAAGACTCTTTTTAACTAGTTCAGATCCTGTAGCTACACAGCAAGAAATAGAAGAAATTGATGTGAATGAACACAATATTTTTAATTTGTACCAAATCCGTCAGAGTGATGAGCAGCTTACAACAATTCTATCTATTTTCACTTATGGGTTCATTGCTTTAATTACATTGATTTCCATTGCTAATATTTTAAATACAATCTCAACAAGTATCGCTTTAAGAAAAAGAGAATTTGGGATGTTAAAATCAATCGGTATGACTCCAAAAGGCTTTAATAAAATGATTAATTATGAAAGTATTTTTTATGGAATAAAGGCATTACTTTATGGAATTCCATTAAGTATAGGAGCAATGTATCTCGTTCATCATGCATTAAGCTCAAGCTTTATCTATAGCTTTACCTTACCATGGTTTGAGATGCTCTTTGCTGTAATTGCAGTATTCCTGATCGTGCTAATCTCCATGACCTATGCTAGTGCAAAAGTG